The Pelagicoccus enzymogenes region ACCACCTCAATCGGTTCGTATTCGCCAGGATAATACAGCGATCCCCCAGCGACTGGAGCAGGATGGCTCATGTAGAGATCAAGCCAATGGGCAGCTTTACCTTTGTTTTTAGGATGGCCGCGCCCGAGATAGTAATTGAATGCGGTTTCCCTCATCGCTGTTTTGTCTCCCAGCTCGGCCGCTTTCTCCATCCAAAAGGCCACCTCGACTTCATCGCTGTCGACAAGGAGGTTTGCCCGGTAGATGTCAGCAAGCTGGTAACATGCCGCCAAGTTTCCCAATTCTGCCGCCTTCGCGATCCAACGAATCCCTTCCTTCGTGCTCATGCTCACCCCTACTCCCTGCAGGTAGCAATTTCCAAGATTTTGGGCTGCTTCAGGATCGTCCGCTCCAGCCGCCTTGAGGTAAAGCTCAGCTGCCTTGTATTCGTTTTTTGGAACCAGAATCCCGGTGAAGTGAAACGCCGCGAGTCGATTGTAAGCGTTTTGGTATCCCAAGGCAGCGGCACGCTCGAAATGTTCGTAAGCCTTGTGGACGTTTGCCTCTACGCCCATCCCACTTAAGTAACACTGTCCCAAGGTAAACACGGCTTCCGGCAAACCCTGGTAGGCAGCGTTTCGCACGAGCTCGAAACCGCCGACGGGATCGAAGGGCACCCCTTCGCCGCTCATGCGCATGATGCCCACCAAATGCTGGGCCCGCTTAAATCCTTGGTTCGACGATTTCACGTAAAGCTCAAGCACCTTCGATAAGTCGGTTTCGACTTCTACCAACCATCCCACGCTTTTCCTTAGCCCCAGACTGTAGAGGGCCCTACCATCGCTTCTCTCAGCCGCCTCAAGGCAAAGGTCCCTAGCTTCCTCCGGACTCAAAGGGGCGAGCTTCGGCGATTCGTCCAAGGCGAGTTCTGCGACGTACAGCCCTTGATCCGCAGCCCGCTGCAAAAGGGTGGATACGGAGGCCCCCTCCGGAGCTTTCGCCTCTCCGGCGCCGATCATCGCCGCGAGGTTGTAGAGCGACAGGACCCAGTCCTCTTCGGCTCCGCGCTCAAAATGCGAGGCGGCGATCCCCAGATCCCTTTCAACCCCTATGCCCCGATGGTATAGCACTCCGAGCCTCAGCCTCGCCTCTTCGTTCCCGTTTTCCGCCGCCATCGACAGGAGCGTCGCTGCAAACTCCGGATCGTAGTCTTCGCTCTGCTCGTCCAACACCTCTAGGGCAAAAGCCAGCTGGGTCGCCGTCACCATCTCGGAGACGACATCGCTGAATTGCCGGCTCGTTTCCAACAAGTTTTGCCGGTCCCCCGCGTCTTCCGAACCGGCGAAATAGGACTCCATCGATCGATTTACCTCGTCGATGGACTGCAGATCGTAGAGCTCGAAAAACTCCTTGGAGCGGGTCACGTCCTTTTCGACGTCTTCCCCCTTCGCGTAAGCGATCGCCAGCGTCATGGTGGCGTCCTTGTCCCCCGTCCGCGAGGCATCCAACATAAGTTCCAAAGAGCGATTCTTGTCCTCCGCAACTCCCCATCCGTTCAAGTAAAGAACTCCCAGCAGATAGCTGGCTCGCGACTTGCTCCGACGAAAGAGTCCAAAGTCTTCCGGCGAAACTTGCGATTGGGCCTCGGGCGAAACCACAGATTGCAGCAAATCCACGATTTGTCCGTAGGAGGCCCCCTCCTCCTCGTCTATTTCTCCGAAAAGAAACTCTGCCCATTGCAAGGCCGCGATCGGGTTCCCCCCTTCCGCAGCTCGCTGAAGCCATCTTTTGCCTTGTTCCAAATTTTGGGCGAGTCCGTAGCCTTCCAGATAGAGCTGGGCCAAAAAGTATTGGGAACGAGCGTGTCCCTCGACCGCGAGTCGCTTCAGCTGCTTCACTGCAGCATCTAGGTCCTCCGCTTCTCCCGTGGACAAGAGCTCCAAGGCCTCTCGGTGGCGAAACTCGAAATCCGCAATGTCGACTTCCGTTTCGACCTGTCCAGTGGCGAACGACACCAGCGAACCAAGAAAGGCTAATTTGCAAAAAAAGACGCGGACAGAATTCAGCATACGAAGAGGAGGCTCAGCTAGAATCTAGCCAGCCGCACCTCGGAATCCCAGCGAAATCATCCCTTCGCCACCATCTAAACCACCTGCAGCCAACGCGAACGATCACAAGGTCCCCCGCCCTCTTCCGTAGCCTCTCCTGAAGGGGCACGTGACAACAGTTCCCCTATTGGGCGCCTCCCAAAAACTTACCTCAAAGGACCTCCCAGCCGTCCGCACGAAGGAGTGCAAAATAAACACCCTTCTCTCCTTTAATTGGAACGATTCCAAATTTCACTTGATATTTAGAATTATTCCATTTCGATACTGCGACTTAGAGTTATTCTAAATAAGCAACGCCGCCGAAATCCAAAATGAACAACGAAGTCAGATCAGAGATCCTGCACCAGAAGCTGGCCGCTTCCGGTCTTCGTTCGACTCGCCAACGCGAGATCGTCTACGATGCGATCCTGTCCAAGCGCGACCACCCCACTGCCGACGAAATTTTCGCCCGGGCCAAGCAAGAGATGCCAACCATCTCGCTCGCAACCGTTTACAACTGCCTCGACACCCTCGTGCAGTGCGACCTCGTCAAGCAGGTCCACCTCGAGCGCGAGTCGACCCGCTACTGCCCCAACCTCACCGAGCACGCCCACTTCCACGACAACGAGTCCGGCACCATCTACGACGTGCAACTCGACCCGGCCACCATTTCCCAGCTCACCCACCTCCTGCCCGAAGGCTTCGACGTGAGCTCCATCGACATCACCTTCCGCGGAAAAGCCGCCAGATAAAGACACCCGCAACCAGCAATCGAATAACAGTTTCAAAACCATGAGCAATACACTCGAAATCAAGAACCTCAACGTAAGCATCGGCGACAAGCAGATCCTAAAAGACTTCAGCCTCACCGTTCCCAAAGGCGAAGTGCATGCCATCATGGGTCCAAACGGCACCGGCAAGAGCACGCTGGCCAAGGCCATCGCCGGGCATCCCGACTACGAAATCACCAGCGGCGAGGTCTACATCGACGGTGAAAACATCCTCGAGCTCGAAGCGGACGAACGTTCCCGCGCCGGCCTCTTCCTCGCCTTCCAGTACCCGATGGAAATCCCAGGCGTCACCATTGCCAACTTCATCCGCGCCGCCCTCAACGCTCGTCTCCCCGACGACGAGGAACTCAACGCTCCCGAGTACTACAAGGAACTCTACGCCAAGATGGACATGCTCAAAATCGACCGCAAGTTCACCGCCCGTTCCGTGAACGACGGATTCTCCGGCGGCGAAAAGAAGCGCTGCGAAATTCTCCAAATGGCGATGCTCAACCCGAAATACGCCGTCCTCGACGAAACCGACTCCGGTCTAGACATCGACGCCCTCAAGATCGTTTCCGAAGGCGTCAACGCCATGCGCGGCCCTGAGCTCGGCGCCCTCGTCATCACTCACTACCAACGCCTCCTCGACTACATCGTACCCGACGTCGTTCACGTCATGTACGACGGCCGCATCGTCAAGAGCGGCCCCAAGGAACTTGCCCTCGAGCTCGAAAGCAAAGGCTACGAGTGGGTCAAGGAACTCGCCGGCGAAGCCGCCGCATCGTAAAAATTCAACCGTACCAAGATTATGGTTACACCAAATTCAGAGATCGAAGTCGATCGCGAGAAAGGAAATTTCCGCTTCGCCGAAAGTCACAAGTATGACGCCGGTATCGGCCTTTCCGAAAAAGTTATCGACTACATTTGCGACGTCAAAGAGGAGGACCAATGGATCCGCGACTTCCGCAAGCGCGCCCTCAAGGTCTTCGAGTCCAAGCCCATGCCCACCAACTGGGCAACCAAGGACCTCGAGAACATCGACTTTGACAAGATCCGCTACTACCTAGCTGGAGCCAACAGAGCCTCACGCTCTTGGGATGACGTTCCCGACGACGTAAAGCAAACCTTCGAACGCCTCGGCATTCCGGAAAACGAACGCAAGTTCCTCGCCGGCGTGGAAGCCCAGTTCGACTCGGAAGCCGCGTATTCAAATATCAAGGAGAGCGTCGGCAAGCAGGGCGTCATCTTCATGGGATCCACCGAAGGCCTCATGAAGCACCCTGAAATCTTCAAGAAGTGGTTCGGCAAGGTCATCCCGACCGGCGACAACAAGTTCTCCGCCCTCAACAGCGCCGTCTTCTCCGGCGGTTCCTTCATCTACGTTCCGCCAGGCGTAAAGGTCAGCCATCCGCTACAAGCCTACTTCCGCATCAACGCGGAAAACTTCGGCCAGTTCGAGCGCACGCTCATCATCGCCGACGAAGGCTCCGAAGTCACCTACATGGAAGGCTGTACCGCGCCTAAGTTTGACACCGCGACCCTGCACTCCGCAGTCGTAGAGCTCGTTGCCATGCCGGGCGCCAAGATCGAGTACGTAACCGTACAGAACTGGTCCTCCAACGTCTTCAACCTCGTGACCAAGCGCGCCATCGCCCACGAGGGCGCTACCGTCAAGTGGATCGACTGCAACATCGGCAGCCGCCTCACTATGAAGTACCCAGGCGTCGTCCTGAAGGGCAAGAAGGCTCGCGGGGAAGTACTCTCCATCGCCCTCGCCAACGACGGACAGCATCAGGATACCGGAGCCAAGATGATCCACGCGGCGGACGAAACCACCAGCAACATCATCTCCAAGTCCATCAGCGTCGGCCAAGGTCGCTCAACCTACCGTGGCCAAGTTCACATGCCCAAGAACCTCAAGGGCTGCAAGAACAACACCGAGTGCGACGCCCTGCTCATCAACGACAACTCCCGCACCGACACCTACCCGGCCATCACCGTGCGCGGCAACAAAAACGCCGTACAGCACGAAGCCTCCGTTTCGAAGGTTTCCGCTGAGCAGATTTTCTACATGCAGCAGCGCGGCCTCAGCGAAGGCGAAGCCATGAGCCTGAGCGTCAACGGATTCGTCAATGACCTGACGCGCCAATTCCCCATGGAATACAGCGTCGAGCTCAAGCGCCTCATCGAACTGGAAATGGAAGGCTCCGTCGGATAGTCCGCATCTTCAATTTTTGAATCTCCAATTTTCAAATACCTAGTGAGTTCACTTACAACAGACACACCCATGAGCGAAAGCAGCGACGCGATCAATCCGATCAAAGAGGCATTCAATCGCCATATCGAAGATCTGGATACAGCTCCCGCATGGTGGAAAAGCAGCAAGACCGAAGCCTTCGAAACCTTCGAAAGCATCGCCCTTCCCACGCGCCGCGACGAGCCTTGGCGCTTCGCCACCGTGAAAGGACTGGAGCTGCAGGACGTCAAGTTCGCCGCCTTGCCCAGCATCAGCGACGCCGCTGGTTTGGTGGCCCACTCTAACTTCATCGAAAACTTCTCCGGACGCTTCGTCTTCGGCGACGACCAAACGCTGCAGGCCGACCGCATCTCGCCCGAGCTCGCAGAAAAGGGCGTCATCTGGGCCCCCTTCCGCGAGGCGGTCGCTAAGCACGCCGACATCGTGAAGGACTACTTCATGAAGCAGGAGGCCGATCTTGGATCCGAGAAGTTCGCCGCGCTGCATCAGGCCTTCATGGAAAACGGTGCCCTGCTCTACGTGCCCAAGGGCGTCGAAATCGAGGATGCCTTCGTCGTCTACAACTGGAGCATCAACGCCGGTTCCGCTATCTTCCCGCACACCCTCGTCATCACCGAGGATTTCGCGAAGGTGAAGTTGGTCGAAGCCAACCTTTCCGCCACCGAGGACGCAGCCGCCTTCTCTTGCGGAGTGAACCATATCTTCGCTGGCGTGGGCTCCACCGTCGACTACACGCTGCTACAAAACTTCAACGAGCAGACACTCGGCTTCCAGCTCAACTCCAACGTCGCCGGCAAGGACTCCAACGTTAAGACGATCAGCGTCAACGTCGGCTGCAAGCGCTACCGCTCCGAAACCCACGGCCAGATCAAAGGCCCGGGTTCCAAAGTGGAAATGCTCTCCCTCGCCGTCGCCGACAACGAGCAGGAAATCGACCAGCGCACCTTGCAGACCCACTCCGCCCCGCACGCGGTTTCGGACCTGCTTTTCAAGAATGCCCTCATCGACGACGCTCGCACCATATTCTCCGGATTGATCAAGGTCGATCCCGGCGCCCAGCAAACCGACGCTTACCAAACCAACCGCAACCTGCTGCTCAGCGGCACCGCGGAAGCGAACTCCCTGCCTGGCCTGGAAATCGACGCCAACGACGTGAAGTGTAGCCACGGAGCAACTACGTCCCAAATCGAAGACGAGGAAATCTTCTACATGCTCGCTCGCGGCATCCCGCGCGAGAAAGCTCAGGAGTTAATCGTTTACGGTTTCTTCGAGGAGATCCTCGAGCGCATTTCCTGCGACACTGTCGCGGAAAACGCCCGCCAGATCATCCAAAACAAGTTCAAGCGCCGGTCCAAGTAGATGCGTGCTTGTCACGCAGACACAGATCAACGATAGCTAATAGCAAATCATGCACACAGAAGAGCAGCAGCAACGCAGCCTCACTCGCGAGGTTGAAGCGGTACAAATTCCAAGCGGCGAGCCTATCCAGCTCCCCGCTCTCTCGAAGGTACACATCACCCAGCAGCTAGGCGGCAGCTACACCGTCATGACCGACTACGGGCTCGCCCGCATCGACGGTCGCGACGCTGACGCTCTCGGATCCGACATCGCTGCAGAACAGGCCGCCGCTCAGGAAGCTGCCGCCCAAAAGAAGGCGGAACCCTCCGGCGAAACGCCAGACGAGGAAGCCATATGGCAGCAGCTCCGCAATGTCTACGATCCGGAAATTCCGGTAAACATCGTAGATCTCGGCCTCGTCTACTCCATGGTCGTCGAGGAAACCGAAAACAGCGCCAACAAGGTCGTCGTGCAGATGACCCTTACGGCGCCCGGTTGCGGTATGGGTCCAGCTATCGCCGAGGACGCCAAGAGCAAGATCCTGCTCGTTCCCGGAGCCGACGAAGCCGAGGTCAACCTCGTCTGGGAACCGGCTTGGGACCAAAGCATGATCAGCGAAGAAGGCCGCATGATCCTCGGCCTCGTCTAGGCCAAAGCGGGAGCGCGCTCCTGACGGGCGTAGCTTGCTCGTCGAGCGAAGACTGTTGTCACGCGATTTCTAGCCTAAGGCGGGAACTTCAGTTCTCGCCTTTTTCGCCGAATTCCTTGCCAATCGCAGCTTGTTGGCTACCAACACCTAAAACCAATTTTCATAAGATGCCCAAAAAAGAAGAAAAATCATCAGAATCTCCAGTCGGCTCGCAAATCCAGAAGAAGTTCCTGGAAGAGCGTAAGATCTTCCTCTGGGGACAGGTGTCCGATGAGTCCGCCAAGGACGTCACCGAAAAACTCCTTTACCTCGAGGCCGACGCTCCTGGCAAGGACATCACCTTCTACATCAACACACCCGGCGGTTCCGTAACTGCAGGTCTCGCCATCTACGACACCATCAAGCTCATTTCCTCGGAAGTGACCGTCGTCGTGACCGGCCTCGCCGCATCCATGGGCTCCATCCTCCTTTCCGCTCCCAAGAAGGGCAATCGCCTCCTCTACCCGCACGCCAAGGTTCTCATCCACCAGCCGCTCATCGGCGGACAGTTCCAAGGCCCAGCGGTCGACATCCACATCTTCGCCCAAGACATGGAAAAGACCCGCGAAGAGCTCAACCGCATCCTCTCCGAGGCATCCGGCCAACCGCTTGACAAGATCCAGACCGATACCGATCGCGACTTCTACATGAGCGCTCAGGAGGC contains the following coding sequences:
- a CDS encoding tetratricopeptide repeat protein, which codes for MSFATGQVETEVDIADFEFRHREALELLSTGEAEDLDAAVKQLKRLAVEGHARSQYFLAQLYLEGYGLAQNLEQGKRWLQRAAEGGNPIAALQWAEFLFGEIDEEEGASYGQIVDLLQSVVSPEAQSQVSPEDFGLFRRSKSRASYLLGVLYLNGWGVAEDKNRSLELMLDASRTGDKDATMTLAIAYAKGEDVEKDVTRSKEFFELYDLQSIDEVNRSMESYFAGSEDAGDRQNLLETSRQFSDVVSEMVTATQLAFALEVLDEQSEDYDPEFAATLLSMAAENGNEEARLRLGVLYHRGIGVERDLGIAASHFERGAEEDWVLSLYNLAAMIGAGEAKAPEGASVSTLLQRAADQGLYVAELALDESPKLAPLSPEEARDLCLEAAERSDGRALYSLGLRKSVGWLVEVETDLSKVLELYVKSSNQGFKRAQHLVGIMRMSGEGVPFDPVGGFELVRNAAYQGLPEAVFTLGQCYLSGMGVEANVHKAYEHFERAAALGYQNAYNRLAAFHFTGILVPKNEYKAAELYLKAAGADDPEAAQNLGNCYLQGVGVSMSTKEGIRWIAKAAELGNLAACYQLADIYRANLLVDSDEVEVAFWMEKAAELGDKTAMRETAFNYYLGRGHPKNKGKAAHWLDLYMSHPAPVAGGSLYYPGEYEPIEVVESFDPGDYAAMLLQADLYSELNWTGTDRKEARRILERLIAKDSMAAKLRFCRLCLEEESKGRDAKKALSYLRKIYEQNRDSAYEGLRTYAAQSARLLSQYYGKGYGLSVSESQSEKWLENSALLGDLDSQRELGKLLSEKGSARGAGIAWFLKAARAGDTFSRLTIARLNLDSPIAAIEKDVIVEWLKRLVDDGSGEARLLLRKYGVRYKEQDRRAVDPDPEEPEFDPWAPVGAA
- a CDS encoding Fur family transcriptional regulator, coding for MNNEVRSEILHQKLAASGLRSTRQREIVYDAILSKRDHPTADEIFARAKQEMPTISLATVYNCLDTLVQCDLVKQVHLERESTRYCPNLTEHAHFHDNESGTIYDVQLDPATISQLTHLLPEGFDVSSIDITFRGKAAR
- the sufC gene encoding Fe-S cluster assembly ATPase SufC, whose protein sequence is MSNTLEIKNLNVSIGDKQILKDFSLTVPKGEVHAIMGPNGTGKSTLAKAIAGHPDYEITSGEVYIDGENILELEADERSRAGLFLAFQYPMEIPGVTIANFIRAALNARLPDDEELNAPEYYKELYAKMDMLKIDRKFTARSVNDGFSGGEKKRCEILQMAMLNPKYAVLDETDSGLDIDALKIVSEGVNAMRGPELGALVITHYQRLLDYIVPDVVHVMYDGRIVKSGPKELALELESKGYEWVKELAGEAAAS
- the sufB gene encoding Fe-S cluster assembly protein SufB, giving the protein MVTPNSEIEVDREKGNFRFAESHKYDAGIGLSEKVIDYICDVKEEDQWIRDFRKRALKVFESKPMPTNWATKDLENIDFDKIRYYLAGANRASRSWDDVPDDVKQTFERLGIPENERKFLAGVEAQFDSEAAYSNIKESVGKQGVIFMGSTEGLMKHPEIFKKWFGKVIPTGDNKFSALNSAVFSGGSFIYVPPGVKVSHPLQAYFRINAENFGQFERTLIIADEGSEVTYMEGCTAPKFDTATLHSAVVELVAMPGAKIEYVTVQNWSSNVFNLVTKRAIAHEGATVKWIDCNIGSRLTMKYPGVVLKGKKARGEVLSIALANDGQHQDTGAKMIHAADETTSNIISKSISVGQGRSTYRGQVHMPKNLKGCKNNTECDALLINDNSRTDTYPAITVRGNKNAVQHEASVSKVSAEQIFYMQQRGLSEGEAMSLSVNGFVNDLTRQFPMEYSVELKRLIELEMEGSVG
- the sufD gene encoding Fe-S cluster assembly protein SufD, which codes for MSESSDAINPIKEAFNRHIEDLDTAPAWWKSSKTEAFETFESIALPTRRDEPWRFATVKGLELQDVKFAALPSISDAAGLVAHSNFIENFSGRFVFGDDQTLQADRISPELAEKGVIWAPFREAVAKHADIVKDYFMKQEADLGSEKFAALHQAFMENGALLYVPKGVEIEDAFVVYNWSINAGSAIFPHTLVITEDFAKVKLVEANLSATEDAAAFSCGVNHIFAGVGSTVDYTLLQNFNEQTLGFQLNSNVAGKDSNVKTISVNVGCKRYRSETHGQIKGPGSKVEMLSLAVADNEQEIDQRTLQTHSAPHAVSDLLFKNALIDDARTIFSGLIKVDPGAQQTDAYQTNRNLLLSGTAEANSLPGLEIDANDVKCSHGATTSQIEDEEIFYMLARGIPREKAQELIVYGFFEEILERISCDTVAENARQIIQNKFKRRSK
- the sufT gene encoding putative Fe-S cluster assembly protein SufT encodes the protein MHTEEQQQRSLTREVEAVQIPSGEPIQLPALSKVHITQQLGGSYTVMTDYGLARIDGRDADALGSDIAAEQAAAQEAAAQKKAEPSGETPDEEAIWQQLRNVYDPEIPVNIVDLGLVYSMVVEETENSANKVVVQMTLTAPGCGMGPAIAEDAKSKILLVPGADEAEVNLVWEPAWDQSMISEEGRMILGLV
- a CDS encoding ClpP family protease, producing the protein MPKKEEKSSESPVGSQIQKKFLEERKIFLWGQVSDESAKDVTEKLLYLEADAPGKDITFYINTPGGSVTAGLAIYDTIKLISSEVTVVVTGLAASMGSILLSAPKKGNRLLYPHAKVLIHQPLIGGQFQGPAVDIHIFAQDMEKTREELNRILSEASGQPLDKIQTDTDRDFYMSAQEAIDYGLADKIIDKI